The Watersipora subatra chromosome 1, tzWatSuba1.1, whole genome shotgun sequence genome has a window encoding:
- the LOC137396314 gene encoding small integral membrane protein 14-like isoform X2 codes for MPARITSVSPAMKASLQISPLLPQGADGANDSSNSMMMIIMFAWLVIAAALFMFRPASMRAQTDPKGGQGQNDRGEGPPSPPTVH; via the exons ATGCCTGCACGGATAACGAGTGTCTCACCAGCC ATGAAGGCCTCATTACAGATCTCAC CTTTGCTCCCTCAGGGCGCTGATGGAGCAAATGACTCTTCAAACTCCATGATGATGATAATTATGTTTGCATGGCTTGTCATCGCTGCTGCTCTTTTTATGTTTCGGCCAGCATCTATGCGAGCCCAAACTGACCCCAAAGGAGGTCAAGGGCAG AATGACAGAGGTGAAGGTCCACCGAGTCCACCCACTGTCCACTAA
- the LOC137396314 gene encoding small integral membrane protein 14-like isoform X1: MSDGDPCECVWAWSHENAMRRLINMLRNSQDACTDNECLTSPLLPQGADGANDSSNSMMMIIMFAWLVIAAALFMFRPASMRAQTDPKGGQGQNDRGEGPPSPPTVH; the protein is encoded by the exons ATGTCAGATGGTGATCCTTGCGAATGTGTGTGGGCGTGGAGTCATGAGAATGCAATGAGACGTCTTATCAACATG CTGAGGAACTCACAGGATGCCTGCACGGATAACGAGTGTCTCACCAGCC CTTTGCTCCCTCAGGGCGCTGATGGAGCAAATGACTCTTCAAACTCCATGATGATGATAATTATGTTTGCATGGCTTGTCATCGCTGCTGCTCTTTTTATGTTTCGGCCAGCATCTATGCGAGCCCAAACTGACCCCAAAGGAGGTCAAGGGCAG AATGACAGAGGTGAAGGTCCACCGAGTCCACCCACTGTCCACTAA